A segment of the Desulfofundulus kuznetsovii DSM 6115 genome:
ATGCCCAACTGCCGCCGGACCCAGGGTTCCATACCGGCGCCGTTATAGATGAAGACCTTTGCTCGGGTAAGAGCAGCCATATCTCTGGGCGTCGGTTCCCAGGTGTGGGGCTCCGCGCCGGCAGGCAAGAGCCTGGTCACCTCCACCCTGTCTCCCCCCACCTGGCGGGCAAAATCGTAAAGGGGATAGATGGTGGCCACCACCGCTATTTTCTCCTTCCCCGGCGGGGCGGAGGTGGGGGCGTCGCTGCATCCGGGCAACCAAATCAACAACAGGCCGATCAAGAGCAAAAAAAATCCCCGCGGTTTCAAATCTTAAGACCCCCCGCATCAAATTATTAGGGTACCTGCAAATCCCTTCCGGCCTGGCAGTGAAGTCCGGTTAGTGCTTACTGACATCTTTGGCAATATCCGTAGATTTTAAACGCGTGGCCGGTAATTTTGAACCCCGGCTTCTCAACCTGCACCCGGGCCAGGCAGTCCTCGGGGCAAAAGGCGAGTTCCTCAGCCCGACCGCACTTCAGGCAAACCAGGTGGTGGTGGTGCCCATTACCGGCAAACTCGAAACGCCGGCAGCCGTCGGAGAAATCCAGTTCGCTGGCCAGACCGCAACGGATCAAAAGGTGTAAGGTGCGGTAAATGGTATCAAAACTGACGCTGGCGTAGCGTTTCTGGACCAGGCGCCAGATTTCCTCGGCGCTGAGGTGCTCCTCCCCATCCGCCTCTTCGATCAAAATGCGCAGCACTTCCTGACGCTGCGGCGTCAGGCGCACACCCTGCGCTTTTAGCTTGCGCAGCGCCTCCTCCAGTTTCATAGGTATGCCTCCTAGATAAGAATTATTCCAATGTACCAACATTTATTATTTAATCAAATAACCCATCTTTTGTCAAGAACCGCCGTTCTAAAAAATGGTACCGGGATAATATGCTGTAGTGTCCTGTTCAGTCGTACTGGCAGTATAAACGGGGGAATTTTTGCGGTCGGGGTGAGGGGTTTGATTTTCGGCGTTACCCATTTATCGGCCTTTGGCCTGGGCCTCCTGCATGCCCTGGAACCGGGACACGGTAAGAGCATTATGGGGGCCTACCTG
Coding sequences within it:
- a CDS encoding Fur family transcriptional regulator; translated protein: MKLEEALRKLKAQGVRLTPQRQEVLRILIEEADGEEHLSAEEIWRLVQKRYASVSFDTIYRTLHLLIRCGLASELDFSDGCRRFEFAGNGHHHHLVCLKCGRAEELAFCPEDCLARVQVEKPGFKITGHAFKIYGYCQRCQ